Proteins encoded in a region of the Candidatus Aegiribacteria sp. genome:
- the rpsC gene encoding 30S ribosomal protein S3 has product MGQKTNPVGLRLGISRGWDSTWFARGKKYAEYLKEDTDIRRYLGSRLEKARVSRIEIFRKPQEVEVVIWTARPGQVIGSKGSNIDRITNELKVLVGNKTVRTKVQEIRKDRCDATLVADKIARQLEGRVSVRRAMRMAIRDAMTDGALGIKVSCAGRLGGAEMSRRNTYHEGRVPLHTLRADIDFSREIARTTYGIIGVKVWIYHGEIHEPPISGSAIGR; this is encoded by the coding sequence ATGGGTCAGAAAACCAATCCTGTCGGCCTTCGTCTCGGTATCAGTCGCGGCTGGGACTCTACCTGGTTCGCCAGGGGGAAGAAGTATGCGGAGTACCTGAAAGAGGATACCGATATTCGAAGATACCTTGGCTCAAGACTTGAGAAAGCCAGAGTATCGAGAATAGAGATATTCCGGAAGCCACAGGAAGTAGAAGTCGTTATCTGGACCGCAAGACCGGGTCAGGTAATCGGCAGTAAAGGCAGCAATATTGACAGAATTACCAACGAGCTGAAAGTGCTTGTAGGTAACAAAACCGTAAGGACGAAAGTTCAGGAGATCAGGAAAGACAGATGCGACGCAACTCTTGTTGCTGATAAGATCGCTCGTCAGCTTGAGGGAAGAGTATCTGTCAGAAGAGCTATGAGGATGGCTATCAGAGATGCCATGACCGACGGTGCTTTAGGTATAAAAGTATCCTGCGCAGGAAGACTCGGTGGCGCTGAAATGTCACGGAGGAACACTTATCACGAAGGCAGAGTTCCTCTTCATACACTTAGAGCGGATATTGATTTCTCCAGAGAAATCGCCCGAACGACTTACGGAATAATAGGTGTAAAAGTTTGGATTTATCATGGTGAAATTCATGAGCCTC
- the rplV gene encoding 50S ribosomal protein L22 produces the protein MEAIAKARFVKVPPRKARYIADLIRGKTVNQALSVLMTVPRNSSRIIEKILDSAVANAIHKSEGERLDVDELVVTNVIVNEGPTIMRWRPRARGRATKIRHRTSHITVTVVNNDETAGQGREE, from the coding sequence ATGGAAGCAATTGCAAAAGCAAGATTCGTCAAGGTTCCACCACGGAAAGCAAGGTATATTGCGGATCTCATCCGTGGCAAAACGGTTAACCAGGCTCTGTCAGTCCTGATGACCGTTCCGAGGAACTCTTCCAGAATCATAGAGAAGATACTGGACTCCGCTGTGGCTAACGCCATTCATAAGTCAGAAGGAGAGAGACTTGATGTGGATGAACTTGTTGTAACTAACGTGATTGTGAACGAAGGTCCCACAATCATGCGATGGAGACCCCGTGCCAGGGGAAGAGCAACGAAGATCCGTCACAGGACAAGTCATATAACAGTCACGGTTGTCAACAATGATGAGACAGCCGGACAGGGACGAGAGGAGTAG